The genomic segment AGGAGCAAAGAACATGGCAAAAGGAACGTTTGAGCGGACGAAGCCCCACGTGAACGTGGGGACCATCGGGCACGTCGACCACGGCAAGACCACGCTGACCGCGGCGATCACCTTCACGGCGGCAGCGGCTGATCCGACGGTCGAGAAGCTGGCCTACGACCAGATCGACAAGGCCCCCGAAGAAAAGGCCCGCGGCATCACCATCAACACCGCCCACGTCGAGTACAACACCCCCACCCGCCACTACTCCCACGTCGACT from the Deinococcus planocerae genome contains:
- a CDS encoding GTP-binding protein, translated to MAKGTFERTKPHVNVGTIGHVDHGKTTLTAAITFTAAAADPTVEKLAYDQIDKAPEEKARGITINTAHVEYNTPTRHYSHVD